TTCTTGAATATGCTGCACCGCTTTGTCTTTATTGTGAACAAATTCATAGCCTAAAAATACTTTCTCTATACCCTCCCCTTGCATAAGAGCTGACGTACTGCGACCGTTTTCTGCCAAACGAGAATGAATCAACAAATTTGTTAAAATGTGCAAGTTTTCTGAGGTTAAATGCGGAACAACATCAAGCACAAAGGCTCTTTTTTCAGCCATATTTGTAAATGAATAGGTAAGCAAAGCGGATACTATTTCTTCTGTTGGAGTACTTTCTTTCAAAAAAGTAGCGATTTCATCTTTAGTAAATGAACGAACTGAAGTGCTATCAGCGGCTTTGCCACCACCGGTAAAATAATTAAACATAGTAAAACCTCATTTAAAATTTAAAACTAAATGAAGCTTAACAGAGAGGATCTTAACACGACCTTAAGCTTTAAAATGTCGAAGTAATTTTTCTAACGCTTTTCTGTGCAATTTCCCACCTGATTGCTTTAATTGCCAGCGCGCGACTTCAGGAAAGCAGAATAAAACCTCTAAGCGTTTCAGCGTATTATGATCAACGCTCTTGCCATCTTCGATGCGCTGCAAGGTGACTTTGCTGATATCAAACGCCAATCCAACATCATGTTGACTAATATCTAATTGCTTTCGCCATTGGATTAAATCCACAACACTAAATTGATTTTCATACACCGCTTCAAAAATAAAACTTGATGGACCACGCCGCCCAATTGTCCCCAGCAAAACAATAAGATTTTTTTCGTCAACTGCAATGCCTTGTGATGCACAATAATCTGGATAAGCCGGATTGTCGCGATCAGGAATTCTATCGAGAAAATAAGGAAATAATTTTCCTTTTTCAGAAACATGCTGTAATTGAAACAGACTTAAATTAGGACCAAGCGAAATCGCTTGTTTAGAGTAAGCATATTTCTTATCGTAAATTAACTCATATTTATCTTGAGCCTCATCGTAATTTAATTCACCGACATAAACTCTTCTTTTTATGCCTTCACGAAAAATCTGTAATTTATTACGATTTAGTTTAAGTTGACAATGCATTTTTTAGCTCCTGGAATCGCTTTTCAATAAGCTTTTTTACGGCATCTTTCATCAGGGCACTGCAAAAACTGTCATTTTGCGGTGTAAAATCTCTTCCAGAACTAGAAGATGTGCTGATATTTTGTAAGCCCATAAATTCAGTGTTTTTATCAACATGAAACCATGAAGCAAAGCAGTCAGAATGAAGTCCATAATGATCTTGAGCGGGATCTTCAATAGGTAATAGGCATTTTAAGCATTTCACTGCGCATCTCACTTTGCCCAATTATAGAATGATTTAAATATAAATCAACTTTAAATTGATATCTATATAAATCAACTGCAGGTTGATTTATATAGATATCATGCTATGCGCCTCTAGACCAACGACATGCCTCGCCCAATGCCAGAATATAGAAAACCCGCACGCTGCATTTCGTGTGGATCATAGATATTACGGCCATCAATAATCACAGCTTGCTTCAATTTCGTTTTAATAATTTCTAGGTCTGGGTATAAAAACGATTTCCATTCGGTTAAAACCACTAATATTTCTGCACCATCTAATGCGGCATATTGACTGTCGACAATATTCAAACGCCCAGAAGAAAAATAGCCCTCTGGAAACATGCGTTTTGCACTTTCTTTAGCAACAGGATCATAGGCCACAATTTTTGCGCCAGCACGAATCATTTCTTGAATAAATACCAATGAAGAAGCTTCACGCATATCATCGGTTTCTGGTTTAAATGCCAAACCCCACACCGCTATTTTTATTCCGGTCAGATTTTCACCCAACACTCGAAATACTTTTTGTACTAGCACGTGTTTTTGCAAAGCATTTCGCGCTTCAACCGCTTCTAAAATAATCGGGTCATAACCTTGCTCTTTTGCCATCCCGACTAACGCTTTAACATCTTTGGGAAAACAAGAGCCGCCGTAACCACAACCTGGAAATAAAAACTTTTCACCGACGCGTGAATCACTGCCAATGCCTTGTCG
This sequence is a window from Gammaproteobacteria bacterium. Protein-coding genes within it:
- a CDS encoding helix-turn-helix transcriptional regulator, with the protein product MHCQLKLNRNKLQIFREGIKRRVYVGELNYDEAQDKYELIYDKKYAYSKQAISLGPNLSLFQLQHVSEKGKLFPYFLDRIPDRDNPAYPDYCASQGIAVDEKNLIVLLGTIGRRGPSSFIFEAVYENQFSVVDLIQWRKQLDISQHDVGLAFDISKVTLQRIEDGKSVDHNTLKRLEVLFCFPEVARWQLKQSGGKLHRKALEKLLRHFKA